GATTCTAATGGAAATCCTGCTCCTACTGGCTCATCAGCAATAGGTTTTGCTACTTTAGAGTTAAATGATGCACAGACACAATTAGCATACTCAATTACGCTCAATAATTTGGCTTTAGACACTGCTGGCGGAACTGTGTCCAAAATTCATTTTCATAGAGGTTTCGCTAATCAAAGGAGTCCGTTTCATGTTTTTAATATTTATGGGCCGAAAGATGATGCTGATGCAGTCTTTGGAAAGAAGGATAATCCAATAACAGTAAGCGGCATCTGGAGTGATACAGATTATTGTTTTACTCCCGCTAAAACAGGATTTACTTGTGATACTGACCCAGATACAACTAAGAAACTTTCTGATTACGTTGATGAGTTGTTAGCTGGTGGAATTTATATTAATGTTCACACCACTGCATTTGCTAGTGGGGAGATTCGCGGGCAAATTGAAGCAGTACCAGTCCCAGAACCTTCAACTATTTTAAGTTTAGGTACAGTTTTAACCTTGAGTTTTTTCTCGAAAAAAAAGCCATCTCAAAGGAGAAATAAACAAAAAATTTACAGCATCACCTAAAAAATACAAGCGGTTTGTCAAAGCAGCCCACTTTTATATTTGAGAAAATCATGAACGAGCTATCCCAAGTACAAATACTAAATGTACATTCAACATTGTAGTAATGCCATTGATTGAGTAAATAGAAATTTAGCCAAGTTATTGCCTACTTAGATTTGAAAGCAATTAAGGATGTTTTTACTCAACCCTAATAACTGGATTGCTCAAAGTTGTTTCCAAACCTTACCTCTGACAACACCTTTAGGAATTATGTATCCTTGCATAGGAGTATATACTGTCAATGACAATTAAAAATTACTAAATTTAAAAGAAGGTAATTTAGTGTTGTTAATACCTAAAACCCAGAGGCTGTGAGCATTTAAGAAATATGGCTCTTCAGTTCCTTTTATGGAGTCGAATAATAAATAAAATCTAGTCAGAGCTTATATTCCTTGCTATGACTGGATTTTAGATTTTTGAGCCTTTCTATAAAACGGCTATTTTAATGCCTTACCATAAAACCAACGCAAGAGCCGGTTTTTTAAGTCGCTCTACTTAAATGTCACCATCTGCTTGTTATGCCTCAATAGTGTCCGTATCTAAAAATTTCTTGATTTTTATCATTTTTCCTTGGCTAATACGAGTCAATGATGCTAAATTTTCCTTATTTAATTGCTTTAAGTAAATTTATGAACAAAGGCGAATTAATAGATACTATAGCAGCCAAGGCAAACATTACAAAAAAGCAAGCTGATGAAGTGATATCAGCTTTTTTAGAAGTTGTGACTGAAGCTGTAGCCAATGTGGAGAAGGTTACACTCGTGGGATTTGGCTCATTCGAGCGAAAGGTGAACCGGGAGTAATAATTTGAACTATAGCAATTCTGAAACTATTGTTAAAGGCAATAATCCTGAACCTATCCCACTAATACCAGCAATATGATAATCTGCTGTTGAAAACGGTAAGTTGTATCAGGGTATGGCGGGGAAATTTGAAGGGTTAAGTGATATGGAGTGGAAGTTGTTTGAAGATATATTCCCCAAGGAACCAGAAAACAGAGGAAGGGGAATGCCTCATGCACCATTTCGTCATGTACTGAACACGTTATTGTATATATTGATAACAGGATGCCGTTGGTGTGATGCTCCCACAGGAGAAATCTGGGCATCAAAAAGTGCAGCGCACAGATGGTTGCAACGTTGGGAAACGGACGGAACTTTGGAAAGTTTACAAGCAAGGATACTAGGAATTGCAGAGGAAAGAAGCCTAATCAACTGGAATTACGGTGCTGTTGATGGGTCTTTTTCCCCCTGGCAAAGGTGGCGGTGAAGGCGTTAAGTACGGTCATAAAGGTAAGGGAATTTTAATACACACCTTAACTGATGGTAATGGTATGCCCTTGGCTAATCGCACAACTCCAGCCAACGGTAGTGAAACAGATCAAGTGATACCACTGTTAGATAGTGTCAAAGTTAAAACGAATAGACCCGGTAGACCTCGTAAACGTGTTAAAGTTCTGGCTGCTGACAAAGGCTATGATTCCAAGGACAAACGGGCTGCATTGCGTAAACGTGGAATCAGACCTCAATTGCCGCGCGCGTGTTTGGAAGAATCGAAAAAATCGGGGTAGACCAATTAAAATTTCTGTTCCGCGTTTTCAACAAGAGCGCTGTTTTGCTTGGTTTCAAAGAAAATATCGCCGACTCGTTGTTCGGTGGGAAAGAATTTCTGCCTGCTTCAACGGTTTTCTTTCTCTTGCGACAATTCACATCTGGATTAACAGAATTTTATTCGTGGGATAGGTTCCTCTAAAGTTAGCTCGTTCTGATACTGCATGGTTGGTATTATCAGGAACAATGGCTTTGTTTGCTGTTCCGACTGCAAACGGTATAGAGCAAGGAGCGCGTCGTTACTTATTCGATATCAATCCAGGGGATGTTATATTCGGAATTCCTATAAATCTAGAAGGGAATTCTTACTCGCTGATTGCTATTGGTTACGAAGAAACTTACTTGCAAACAGTATATCTAACAAACTGGGGACAATACAGCCTAGAGGGGAATGAAAGTTTATCTCTAATTGCTGATCGCCTGCATCAATGGAGCGATCTCTTAGTTGCAGTTTTTGACGATACTGATATTGTTTTAGCTGGAATTAAGCCAGAAGAAATTAGTGGCACAACTGCAATCTTAGAACGCTTGCAGCAATTTCATAGTGATTTTTTACGCTGTTTGCACGAACTAGAACAGCAGGAAGATAAAACCCGTTTTCAGCAGTTTAACGCGCGTTTGCAACTTAATCAACAAGCTAGCGAACGGGCATTAGGAGAATTGACGAGTATTTTTCGCCCTCAAGAAGCAGAATTTCTGCAAGAAGGAACGGAATTATTAATTGCTGTAGGTGCGGTTGGTCGAGCGTTGGGAATTGAAATTCGTCCGCCCGCTAGATCGGAAGATCCCAAGCGGGTCAAAGATCCCCTAGAAGCGATCGCTCGCGCCTCGCGGATTCGCACAAGGCGGGTTATTTTAAGCGGTAAGTGGTAGGAGTCTAATAGCGGCCCGTTGTTAGCATACACCGTAGAAGGCGAGCGCCCAGTGGCTTTATTACCTGTAGGTAGCGATCGCTATGAAGTTTTTAGTCCTCACGAACGCCGTCGCATCCCTGTCAATATTGACACAGCAAGATTAATTTCTCCAATTGCTTATATGCTTTATCGCCCGTTTCCCGAACGGGTACTAAAAACAGTAGATGTTATCAAGTTTGCTTTGCGCGGACGCGATCGAGATATTTTGACCGTGCTAGTGTTAGGGGTTATTTCTACTTTGCTAGGAATGCTTACCCCCCAAGCAACAGGGATTTTGATTGATAAAGCAATTCCGGATGCCAATCGGGGAATTTTATTACAAATTGGTTTGGGTTTATTAGCAGTTACTTTTGGGAATGCAGTTTTTAATTTAGTTCAAAATATTGCGATCGCTCGAATTGAAACTGTACTAGAGGTGCAAAACCAAGCCGCAGTTTGGGATCGGTTATTAAAGTTACGAGTATCTTTTTTTCGTAAATATTCGACTGGCGACTTGCAATCTCGCGTTTCGGCGATCGCCCAAATTCACAAACTTCTCAGCAGTAACATTATCGGCACAATATTTTCTAGCTTTTTTGCGCCTCGTAGATGAATATTGTGCAGAGTACAAAGACCTGTTCAAAGAAGTAAGAAATTATGAATGTTTCAAATATTTACACTTAGGCATAATTTCACCAATCAAAAGAAAATCATTACCAGAGATAGCAAAAGTAGTCAGTATAAACTCAGCCCAATCATTACATCATTTTATAGCCAATTCATACTGGTCAGTAAATGAGTTGAAGAGCCGAAGATTAAAGAAAATAAAAAGAGCATTAAATGGTCAGACAATTACGGTAGTAATAGATGAAACCGGAGACAGAAAAAAAGGTAAAAAGACAGATTATGTAGCTAGACAATATTTAGGAAGTGTGGGAAAAGTAGATAAAGGGATAGTTTCAGTTAACGCTTATGGAGTTTATGCCAACATAACTTTCCCATTAATTTTCAAAGTATTTAAACCAAAAGGAACACTAAAGGATTCAGATAAATATAAAACTAAAATAGAGTTAGCATCAGAAATAATTACAGAGTTAATGGAATTAGATTTCAATATTGAATTAGTATTGGCTGATAGTTTGTATGGTGAAAGTAGCCAATTTATTAGAAAACTGGCTGAATATGGCTTAGGTTATGTGGTATCAATCAGAAGTAATCATGGAGTCTGGCTGCCAGCAGGGCAGAGCGTTAGGGCGAATAAGTGGTGCAAATTTGAAAGAACATTTAGTAACCAAAAATCAGAAACTAGATATATTAGAGAAATAGTTTATGGTAAAAAAGGAGCCATAACTTACTGGGAAATAACAACTGATCCAGAAACTATGCCAGAAAATTCTACTTCATTTGTCATGACTAATCTTTCAGGGAACCTCAAGAAAATTTTAGGCGACTTATATGGGTTAAGAACTTGGGTAGAATATGGTTTTTGGCAGTGTAAACAGGAACTGGGCTGGACAGACTACAGATTTACAAATTTTCAACATATTGAGAAATGGTGGGAGATTATTTTTTGTGTCTACACAATGATTAGTTTAAGTTCTCCACCTTTCTTATCCTTAAATCAAGCTCCTTCTGAAACAGAAATACATGACAGTGCTTGTATTAGTTGTGTAGATTTCTCTAACCATAAACAATGGAATCATGATTCTGGATGGAAGAATACTTTAAATAATCTTCGTTTAATTGTTCAACCTCTTTTATTATTTTGGTTGATTTATCCCTGGCTAAATGTTTTTCCCAATTCCGATTTATTGCTTGGATTTAATCACCTAATTTTTACAATGAACCAATTTAAACCTTTTTTCTCTTCTGGATAATTTCAGTTATTTACTACTTGCTTATTTCGGAAAGTGACAGAAGAGGGATATTTACCAATACAGTTGCCAAAATAAGAGCATGAAGAGGTAGGGCGTTTCGTAGTAGAGTTATTGTCTCTCACAACGACAACTCAAAAGCTACAAGCAGCCCATGTCCGATATCTTATCATTGTTACAATGCCTGCTACCGCAGATAAACGCGACAACGATGCGGCAATTGAACCAAATTATCCTGGCGATGTTAGCTATGAGTGGTCGAGTCACGATGAGGGGAATTGCCCGTTGGACAGAGGAACGCGGTAGCTATCGGACAATGGGGAGATTTTTCTCTACAGTAATACCTTGGGCAACATTGTTTTGGCTGTTTTTTCGTAAACATTTGTGGCGAGAAAATGATGTGTACTTGCTTGCAGGAGATGAAGTTGTAATCAGTAAATCGGGTAAGCAAACTTACGGGGTAGATAGATTTTTTTCTAGCCTAGCCAGTAAACCAATTAATGGTTTATCTTTCTTCGTATTGTCAACTCCAGTAAACGCTCTCGTCGTAAATACGGCGACAAGCTAGACTATCGTAATCTACCTGACAAATACTTGTGTAAAAGTGATATTGAGGACGAAATTCAATCTGATATTTATCAGGCGACTCTTCTTCACAAAGAATTTGCCCAGGCTTTAAATGTAGTTATTTTGGTCAGAACTCATCTTAAAACTCAGGCTCGTAGCCATGTAATTTTATTTTCCAGTGACCTAGATTTAAAGGCTGATAAGATTATTGACTACTACAAGTTACGTTTTCAAATCGAGTTTAATTTTCGTGATGCCAAGCAGTTTTGGGGTTTAGAGGACTTTATGAATTCTTCCCAAACTGCTGTGACTAATGCGGCTAATCTTGCCTTCTTCATGGTTAATTTATCCCATCATCTTCTGGCTGATTTCCGTAAACATAATCCTGGTTCTGGCATTATTGACCTGAAAGCTTATTACCGTGGTTTTCAATATGTCCGTGAAATGCTAAAAATACTTCCTCAAAAGCCTGAGCCTATTTTATTAGCGCAAATTTTTGCCAAGCTTACTTCTCTGGGACGTATTCATCCCGTTTCCACAGGGGTTGAACCCTCGTAGTTTGGCTAAGGTATTGTTTGACATTCATATTTCCAGGTGCAAGATTGAGTAGAGCAAATTCTAAATCTTCCGGAAATGCAAGTATTAGATTTTCAAGAACTAGAAAGGGAAGAAATAATTATAACGATAGAAAAAAGAGTGGATTATTCAACCTGTCCTGACTGCGGAAAAATTTGGTGAAGGGGCAAGGAAATTACTTGGCAGTATTAGTAGATTTAGATAGTCATAAACCCATTGAAATAATTCAGTCAAGAAGAATAGAAGATATCCGTGAAATACTTGTCAGTTGGCATTGTTGAATTTGTCCATAGCTAGTAAACCCAGATGGCTCCTGTAACCGCTTTTTTAAGTATGAGCCAAGAGGTGGAGTGATTGCCCCAGTCAGTGCAGATAGATAAACGATCGCGCTCACCGATGTATACCAGTGATCTAGAGGAGTTGGTGCAGAAGTTTTTGGATTCGCTGGGCAAGCTAAAGTGACACAACATTTCTTAAACTTCAGATTTTTTCGATAAAAATCCTAGATTTAAGTATATGCACTGCCTTTACATAATCTTTATTAAAAATTTATTCCTAAAGAGAGGTGCATAAGTGTATTCTCGTATCAGTGTCCATAAAATCACATTAGATATTATTTTTACACATATTAAAGAAATCGATATGATTCAAAATTTTCAAGTTCAAGAACTGTTGATCGCGATCGCCGTTCGGCAGCAAAACCCAAGCATTTTGACCGCAGATTTTCTCAAGTACACAGGGATTGTCCCCAGCAATTGGGAATTGGCTAGACCACCAGTTCTGACGAATACGGCGGCGCAGGTTGTTTACCAGAATGGCGTGAGCATTGTTGCAGAAGTCAATAGGGTTATTTTTGCGGAGGCGATCGCCAATAAAGAAGCAAGCGATGTGCAAATTGCGGCGATCGCACAAAAGTATATTGAGACAGTCAAACAGGTGAACTATCAGGGCGTGGGAATTAACTTACGTGGGATTGCACCTTACGAGTCGGAAAACTTGAGCGCACGTAATTACACGTTTAGTAAATTCCTCCAACCAGGAGCGTGGCAGGATTTTGGTTCTACGCCTGTAGAAGCGTCAATGAGGCTCGTTTATACGCTGAACGAGACACAGCTATATCTGGATATTAATGAAGCTCAATTACAGTATCCAGACCAAACAATAAAGCCAGCAGTTTTGTTTTCGGCTAACTTTAGTCGTGAGATTACTCAAGAAGAACCAACAGCACGTTTGGCAGCTATAAGTGCAGTGATTGACAAATGGCAAACTGATGTAGAAACACTCAAAGAGCTTGTCAATAGTAAGTTTCTCAATAATGAAACTTATATCAAAGTAGCGACAACAGAACCACTTCAGTTTCCATCTGCTGTAATGCAGTAACAACTAGAGAAAATAAGCGATGTCAGCAAATATATATTAGGGTGAGAATCCCAATGGATACCGGAATTAGCATTTTTGTCCACGATCAAATTTCATTGCATAACCATCCCTTATTGCCAGATACATTTGCTTGCTGGCAGCCAATGGGGTTAACTCAACTTGGTTCTAGCTCTCTCAATTTAGAATGCCAAATTCCGGTATCTTTTGCAAAATATGAATTATCACCTAAGTTTGTTGAATCGAATTATCCCGCAAGATTAGACCCTTTACTTGGAGACTCACTATTAGTTAGCGAAGAAGCTGTTAGTATATCGCTATTGCAAGTAACAGATTCGCTCAAGAGTTTTCTTGGACAACCTAATTATATTGATAGCTTAAAGCTTAGTTTTGGCTCAGGATGGCAAACGACAAAAGCAACAGCCATCTTGACAGATTTATCACAAGCTAAAAACTTGCCCCAGCTAAAAATTGTTTCAGGGCAAGAATTACAATCTCAAGGCGCATTCAGTCAGCAGACAAATACGATTTACCTAGCACAAAAATTTATAGAACAGAATCCTATAAATGCTATTGCCCAAGTTTTAACTGAAGAACTGGGCCATTACATAGATTCACAATTAAATACAGTTGATACTCCAGGAGATGAAGGAGAGTTATTTGCTGCTATCGTTGATGGCGTTGAATTAACATCAGCACAAATACAAGCAATCACACTAGAAGATGACCATAAGATAGTCACAATCAATGGTCAGACTTTGCTGGTAGAACAATCGGTTAACGAAATTGTTGGCACCGGTGGACGTGATATTTTAACGGGTACACCATTGAGCGATCGCATCATTGGTGGTTTTGGTGCAGACGTAATTACAGGTGGTAGTGGTGCGGATACATTCGTTTACCAAAACATTAGGGATGCAGGCGATATTATCAAAGACTTTGAACTACGTCAGGATGTGATTGACGTAAGCCAAGTACTGAGCAGTTTTGGCTACGGTGGGTTTAATCCGATAGCAGATGGTTATATTCAATTCGGCACTTATGCAGATGGAACAGTCATTCTCCTAGACAGTGATGGTAAAGGACCGTTATCAGCTAGACCATATATCTATGTAGAGAAAGTCACACCGAATGACCTCAGTAGCTACACTAAACACTTCATTCCCAACCCAGGAGAACCACCACAAATTCAAGCAGGTTTAGTTAATGATACAGGGGCATCAGCCAGTGATCGCCTCACCTTTGACCCAACAATTAGCGCTAAAGTTACTGCAACTAGCAATCTTATCAGTCTCAAAGCTGGATTAAATAATCAAGCAGTTACAGTAAATATTTTCGATACGCTACAACCAGATGGTAGTTTTAATTTGACTACTGCACGGTTAAAACAAATTAACGGTGGTAGCCTCAATGATGGTGCTTACACATTAAAACTGCAAGCTACGGATAATAAGGGTAATATCTCCAGTGTCTACAGTTTCAATTTTGTTTTAGACACAACCGCACCTATTTTAAACCTCCAACTTGACCCGAACTTTGATTCTGCACCAGTGGGAGATTTGCAAACTAGCTTTGAGAAAGTCAACTTAGTAGGCGCAACAGAAGCTAATTTAACTGTAAGTTTGCAACAAACTGGGGTTAGCAGCACTAGCAATAATTTAGGACAGTTTACTTTTACTAATATCTCGCTGACTCAAGGAAGTAATCTGTTTACTGTAGTTGCAAAAGATTTAGCTGGGAATCAAGGGTATTTTAGCCAAACATTTCAACGCTTGGTTCAACCAATCAACACAGCACCGACAAATCTGAGCCTGAATCCTGCTAGTAGTGCAGAGAATGTGCCAGATAATAACATTATTGGTACATTCACCACAACTGACATTGATGTTGCTGATACCCATACTTATAGTTTAGTTAATGGTGAAGGCGATACAGATAATACAGCATTTGTTATTGTTGATAGTCAACTTAAAATAAAAAAATCCCCGGATTTTGAAACTAAGTCTGCATATAGTATTCGAGTAAGAACTACTGATGCAGGTGGGTTATTCTTTGATAAAGCTTTTAATATTACTATTACCAATGTTAACGAAGCACCTACAGCTTTAAATTTAAGTAATGAGGCGATCGCAGAAAATGTTGTAGCTAACAGTATCATTGGCACATTCACCACAACTGAACCTGATGTTGGCGATACACACACTTATAGTTTTGTCAGTGGTGAAGGCGATACAGATAATACTGCGTTCACTATCTTGGGCAATGAACTGAGAATTAAACAATCGCCTAATTTTGAAGTTAAATCTAACTACAGCATCCGAGTAAGAACTACTGATGCAGGTGGGTTATTCTTTGATAAAGCTTTTAATATTACTATTACCAATGTTAACGAAGCACCTATAATAGAGGCGATCGCTAACCAAAATATCAACGAACAAACTCCGTTTGCCTTCACAATTAAAGCCACAGATCCCGAATCAGATCCCCTCACCTACACCTTAGATTCCAGCGTCCCTTCAGGAGTTAACCTCGATTCAACCACAGGTTTATTAACTTGGACTCCTCTAGAAACCCAAGGCCCAGGAAGTTATCCTATTACCATCCGTGTCACTGATGGTAAACTAGCAGACTTCCGTACCTTTACTATCAATGTAGCAGAGGTTAATACAGCACCTGTTTTAGCAAATATTGGCAACAAAACCATTACACTAGGCGAAACCCTCAGCTTTATCGTTACAGCCAATGATAGCGATAGTCCCGCCAATAGTTTAAGCTTCTTCATCGATGATGGTGCGCCGACAACAACCAAGCTTGACACTATCAAGGGAACATTTGCTTGGACTCCCACAACTGTAGGCATTTACCCCATCACAATTAGAGTCAAAGATAACGGTAATCCGGTATTAGAAGATTTTGAAACGATTCAAATCCAAGTTATTGCTCCTAATTTACCACCTACAGATATTACCTTAAATCCAGCAACTATCTCAGAAAATGTTACTTCTGGTAGTGTTGTCGGGACACTAAACACAGTTGACCCCAATGGAAATGATAACTTTACTTATGCTTTAGTCAGTGGCATTGGAGACAGTAATAATAATCAATTTATTATTGATGGCAACCAAGTAAAACTGAAGTTTTCTCCTGACTTTGAAACTAAATCAACCTACACAATCCGAGTAAAAACGACAGATAGTACCGGGTTAAGCTTGGAGAAAGCGTTAACTATAAATATTGCAGATGTTAATGAATCCCCCACTAACATCATTCTTAGTAACGCAGCAATCGCTGAGAACTCAGCTAATAATACATTAATTGGCACATTTAGTAGTATTGATCCGGATGTTGCGGATAGCTTTACTTATAGTTTAGTAAATGATGCAGGTGGAAGATTTGCGATCGCCTCTGGAACAAATCAGATAATCGTCGCTAACAGTAGCTTACTTAATTTTGAGCAGGCGAACAGTCACACAATCAGAGTTAAAACCACAGACAAGGGGGGATTGAGTTTTGAGAAAAACTTGACTATCTCCATTACCAACATCAACGAAGCACCTTTCTTTACTAGTACACCGATTAATAATGGAGAAGTTGGTAGCCCATACCAATATCTCATCACCACAGGCGACCCAGAAAACGATAGTCGGATTTTGAGTGCTACTAACCTACCTAGTTGGTTAACCTTAAGCAATAATCAAAATGGTACTGCTGTTCTTTCTGGTAATCCCGGAATTGGTAACGCCGGAATTTACACCATTCCTCTGGTTGTCACTGACGCAGGTGGACTAAGCAACACGCAAACATTCTTGCTTTCTGTCGGTGCAGTTCTGCGAGAAAGGACGAATTTTAGTCCTGAACTCACGACTAACCTGCTGATTTCTCAGCAACCGCAAATCCTCAGCTTTAAAGTAGTTCCTAGCTTTGATCTGGGTGATACCGATAGTATTAAAGATGCGTTTGAAGTCGCCTTGGTTGATAGTCAAGGTAATTCTTTAGTTCATACCATTACATCAAACCGGGATAGCTTCTTTAATATCACCGAAGGGTTGAATCCTGCCACTGCTGCTGGTACAAATTATGACCCAATCACCCAGACAGTCAAGGTTAACCTCACAGGAATTACACCTAATACCAACGGGCGTTTAGTCTTCCGGTTAGTTAATAATGACAGTGATATCGCTTCCTACGTTAGTATCAAAGAAATCAATCTCAACGATGCACCACCGGGAACTCTAGCACCTCTATCCTCGGTCGGGGATACACCTTTCTTAAGCAGCAGCCTCAATATCAACAAGGTTGAAGATGTCACTCCATCAATTCAACTCCAGTATCAGCGTACCTCCTTTAACGAGGAGACAAAACTGTTGTATGCAGATGTCGAAGTTAAAAATATTGGTAGCTATGGGATTAATGCACCATTAGTTGTAGTTGTCAAGAATATTAGCGATCCCAGTGTGCAGTTGCGGAATATTGACGGCTACACCCCAGATGGATTACCTTACTACAACTTTAGCGAACTCATTCCTGGCGGTAAACTTAATCCTCAGCAGGTCAGCAGCGATCGCTCTTTTGCTTTCTTTAACCCCTCACAGGTACAGTTTACCTATGATGTTGCTGTGTTATCAGTCTTGAATCAAAATCCCGTGATTCAGACACAACCAGTGTTAGAAGTAATTGGTGGACAACCTTACAAATATGATGTCAACGCCACAGACCCAGACCAAGACCCACTAACTTATCAATTATTAGTTGCACCCCAAGGTTTAGGAATTAATGCAGACACAGGTTTGATTGAGTGGAATACGAATGTAGCTAACATTGGTAATCACAACATCAGCATCCGAGTTAGTGATGGGCTGGGCGGAGTGACTCAGCAAACCTATACCTTGGCTGTCATCGACCGTCCTCCCAACAGACCACCCATATTTACATCTACACCAGTTGTTGATGCGGCTATTAATCAACCATACAAATATGATGCCGATGCCATTGACCCAGATCAAGACCCACTCACTTACAGCTTAGTTCTTGGCCCGGATGGAATGAAAGTCAATCCCACAACTGGGGTAGTAGAGTGGACACCGCCACCGGTCTTAACTTTGGGAGATACGGTTATTGGTCGGATTAGTATTCCCGGCGATGTAGATGAATTTACAATCACTGGTGTAGCTGGACAGCGACTGTATATTGATCCTTTACAGTCCAGTGGTGATTATTACCGTTGGCAGTTTAAAGTTTACAGCCCTAGTGGTTTGTTAGTGAATGATAGCCGCTTAGATGATAACAAACTGCTGAATTTGGCTGAGAATGGCAACTATCGGATTGTCCTGCGAACCGATGGTGACATGGTAGGAACTTACGGGTTCAGGGT
Above is a genomic segment from Nostoc sp. MS1 containing:
- a CDS encoding CHRD domain-containing protein → MRTIVISALTVIASLGLSYSAQAATIFRSQLNGNKIIDSNGNPAPTGSSAIGFATLELNDAQTQLAYSITLNNLALDTAGGTVSKIHFHRGFANQRSPFHVFNIYGPKDDADAVFGKKDNPITVSGIWSDTDYCFTPAKTGFTCDTDPDTTKKLSDYVDELLAGGIYINVHTTAFASGEIRGQIEAVPVPEPSTILSLGTVLTLSFFSKKKPSQRRNKQKIYSIT
- a CDS encoding transposase, whose translation is MAGKFEGLSDMEWKLFEDIFPKEPENRGRGMPHAPFRHVLNTLLYILITGCRWCDAPTGEIWASKSAAHRWLQRWETDGTLESLQARILGIAEERSLINWNYGAVDGSFSPWQRWR
- a CDS encoding transposase, which encodes MGLFPPGKGGGEGVKYGHKGKGILIHTLTDGNGMPLANRTTPANGSETDQVIPLLDSVKVKTNRPGRPRKRVKVLAADKGYDSKDKRAALRKRGIRPQLPRACLEESKKSG
- a CDS encoding ABC transporter transmembrane domain-containing protein gives rise to the protein MLAYTVEGERPVALLPVGSDRYEVFSPHERRRIPVNIDTARLISPIAYMLYRPFPERVLKTVDVIKFALRGRDRDILTVLVLGVISTLLGMLTPQATGILIDKAIPDANRGILLQIGLGLLAVTFGNAVFNLVQNIAIARIETVLEVQNQAAVWDRLLKLRVSFFRKYSTGDLQSRVSAIAQIHKLLSSNIIGTIFSSFFAPRR
- a CDS encoding IS701 family transposase; this translates as MRLVDEYCAEYKDLFKEVRNYECFKYLHLGIISPIKRKSLPEIAKVVSINSAQSLHHFIANSYWSVNELKSRRLKKIKRALNGQTITVVIDETGDRKKGKKTDYVARQYLGSVGKVDKGIVSVNAYGVYANITFPLIFKVFKPKGTLKDSDKYKTKIELASEIITELMELDFNIELVLADSLYGESSQFIRKLAEYGLGYVVSIRSNHGVWLPAGQSVRANKWCKFERTFSNQKSETRYIREIVYGKKGAITYWEITTDPETMPENSTSFVMTNLSGNLKKILGDLYGLRTWVEYGFWQCKQELGWTDYRFTNFQHIEKWWEIIFCVYTMISLSSPPFLSLNQAPSETEIHDSACISCVDFSNHKQWNHDSGWKNTLNNLRLIVQPLLLFWLIYPWLNVFPNSDLLLGFNHLIFTMNQFKPFFSSG